In Phaseolus vulgaris cultivar G19833 chromosome 3, P. vulgaris v2.0, whole genome shotgun sequence, the sequence CAGTTTGCCCAGGGAATTTTCTAATcctataaataaagaaaaagcaAGCAATAATGACATGAGAATGGCTATTATATTGAAAATGTAAAACACTAAAAACTAGAGTATAAAAGGAAAAGGAGTGGGGAGGGGAAGAGTAACAATTGATTCATATATGGATACACTGTGGCTTTTGGcctaaaagaataataaatgaTACCCACCaataagtttaaaaataattggaaTTTATAGTTCAAATAATAATCACATGAAGACACTTACTTCCAAACCAAAGAGTCAACAGAGGCGTTGTATTTTGCTCGGCCAGATGTAACTGTGAAATTTGTTTTTGCCGTTTGTTTTGGCACAGGAATCTTGACTACAACCCCAAGTGCAAACATTTTTGCACCAAACACACTCTTTACCTGAAAAACATGTactgaaaaaataaatgaaCAAGTGGAGGATGGCATATCACCAACAATATGGACATccaaatgaaaattttcaaaccTTAACGTTCACTTCTATTCGTGATCGACCAAGTTCCTTGATGGTTGGCAATACTTTAAAAGGAAGATTAACTCCCTCAGTTATACGATACCTGCATATAAATTGTATTAGCTGATATTAAACACAAACCAATGACAATGCTAGCACCATTAATGGTTAAACAAGATAAGTTTGAACGACAAAGACGAAATTACAAACAATAAGGAGCATATTTGCTGTTGATTTAAGAAATTAGATAGCAAGAGATAGgattgaaagaagaaaaaaaacctaCTTCATTAGTTCAAATTCACCATCAGGTGGTACAAAACTAACGGTCTTCTCTGAGTTGAACCTTGTCAGATTTACACATTGATGGAAAGTGACATCATCAAGCTCAATACTTTTACCACTGCAACATAGATTTGTTTATAAGAGGGGGGGAAGTCATTAGAATAGTGAAAGACCAAACAGGAGGATAAAATACACTTTCTAAGTACAGCATACAGGATAGGAACTATAATGGGAAAACAAGAATACAGGCACCCCTTCTAAAACAAATCATTTCCAATGCTAACATCAGGAGAACATGAAGAAACATGTTTCAAGTGGAAAAAAATCATTGGCGCCTAAAAGAGGGAAATAAATGCAACTGAAGGCTACCTTTTAGTAGGACGGGATTTAAGTTGTGCTTCTTTCTCAAGACCAATCTTGTCATTCAAACCCAACTTTAAATCCGGCATTCCAGAAAGAAAGCACTTCATAAGAATCTTCCCGGTGACATCACAACGCAGAACACTACCTAAATTCACAAACTAGTTAGGAGACACGCAATCTAGCAAATATCAATGTGGAGAAAAATGAAATTCACAGCCTACCTTTTGAAGACATAAGAAGATTTACACTTTCCACAATATCCAGAAAGACCTGCAATAGGTCAATGTTACAACAGCACAAGCTGTATAGCAATAATTGTATGTAAACAACAGATGTGACACTACCTCATTCTTTTTGTACACAAGACCTTCTCTCCGCCAACCAACAGCACCAGTAACTTGTAAAGTTGCATTTGGAACAGGTCTGTCTGTGGGCTTTTGTTTGATGTACAAAGAATATAGCAAGCAAAGGATTTAATGGAATACAAAACCCAACCGGGTAAACATATTGtgttaaaagtaaaaatatacaGATAGATAAACACCGCACAAAACAGTAGAAGAATAGTAATCTGAATTGATACCATCTTTATGGACACAAGTTAAAAGTTTGCATCATCATTTTTTTCTTAGTATAATAATTGCTGAATTTACATCATGTTGAGGAGGTGTATGGAAAGTGCCATAGGGGAAAAATTCAAAGTAATATGACATCAATGAAGTAAGAGAAAACCTCACCGCAGTCCATTGGTATAACTCATGCCTTATCAATCAGGAACAGGGAAGAAAAAGGTGAACTTCCAGTACAAAAAAACAGTTTATTTGTTCCTTACAAATATGAAGCAACTACAAAACATTTCGAATTCTGCAACAATATTAACTTGAATGTTATGCATTTAGAAAAAAAGAAGCACATCATGACAGAATAAACATTCCACTTGTGGTGACATATGTCAGGGACAGATTAGTATTAAGTATCAACATAGACCAGATCAATGATGAGACTCATAATCCAGTAAATTTCCAAACAAAGGTCAACAATTTGATCATCAACTTAAGCAGCCAACCGATAGATGCCAGATTGGCCCAAGACAATTCTCTGTTCCCGTTTGGAAGAACAGAGGTGGTGCATTTTCATCTTTTTCAACTATAACATCAAGGCAGTCACAAGAACAGCAGAGAAGTTTCAAAAAAGGGAATATATTGCTAATATGGAGCAAATACCTTGCATATCACTTGATGTTTTGGTATTTGCATATATTCATAGATCTAGGTGGTATTATCtgagatttgtttttattttgtcatGTTAACGTCTCCCTGTTTTCTCATATTGATATCCTTATTCATGGTAGCTACTAGCAAGcaacaataatatatattgattatGTGTAGCAAGTGTACagtatattattttatgtttgcCATTATTTCCATACATCTATATGGTATTCCGTGTATCTTCTTCTACTATGTCAATATCTCCATGTTTTCTCCTATCATGTTCATATCCGTGGTCTTACTTCATATTAGCTACAAGCAACAACAGTGTTTGCTGGCTAACCTTGGATGAAAATGGGGAACGCACTCCTTCCTGTGTGATATAAAGCTTTAAGATCTCTGGTGAAAGATTTTGTGGGTAACCAAAGTCCATAATTTCTGCAAAAACCAGTTGTTAATAACCACTCACCTATTTATTGACaagtatttttttctatatcaCAGAATTTACTCTGGCAATTCAACACTTAACAAATTTTGACTTGgcaaaatatatttgtttatcaTTTCAATAATATAGAATAGACCCACAATGCTACACATCTAATAGTTATCAAGCAATAGCGTTATTACAGTTTCACATGCACTAGCACAATCAAAACCATGTTCACTAatattcaaaagaaaaaccTAGTTTATTGCTTATTTTATGCCCACTAATTTTCATCAAACTCATGGCAATCATTTTGCCCAAAATGTTGGGACTTCAGACCAATACAATGAATTTAGAGTTTGCCAAAGACATCAAGAAAAAGGAACCAGTTGTATCCTTTCCTTTGGTTACTTGCCTTTTTTCCAATTGTCACTATACATAAATGTGTCTTTTTTTTGTATTCATCCCAGCTAAAAGTATGGTTATTGTAGTTatctatataatttaatttgtatttcaaatgaaataatatcattaacatGTATTTGAATATCTAAGATGCACAATCATACAAAAGCATCTACCTCTTCTGAATAGGTACCAAAATTGACATGTATTACTCCTCACTTAAAGACACTTGGGCAGATGTAACTTTGCTACGATATACTCTTATAATTTCTGAAAGTTTCAAAAATCAGCAATCTAAAACCCTGGTGTTGAGTTTCAAGTCTAAAATATAACACAGTAGACAAAATTATCAAGGCAAGACTAGGTGATTCTCTGTATAAATTACATACCATCTAGGAGCTCATAAATGAGTACAAAATTATTGCGAATTGCATCCTCGTCAAAAGCTCCACCAAAATAAGATCGGAACAATGCAACTGcctgtaaagaaaaaaaagtacaatTATCAACCACCACAAAGCAAAAATATCGTTTTTTAATCACAACAGGAAGTAAAACTTCTAGAGAAGAGAAAACATTCAAAGAGATCTATAAAGTGTTAAAGAAAATATCAATGttacattaaatgtttttctgcAATATAGACTAGCGTGCTTAGGACGAAGGTCAATTATAAAGAGAAGAAATTTCAATTTGTCAACCGCCTTGAACTGTAGAAGGCCACTCAAATTATTATAATGTATGCCATACAACCAGCATATCCAGAATCTAACTACTACTCAGCTGCCGCCAACAATATAAAACCAAAAGATCACAAGCCCCAAGTATACGTGAAAATTACAAGACGAAGAATATAGTGATTCAAGAAATAAAATCTTTGGTAGCACAAAAAAATCCTCTGGGTAGATGTATAAACCAAGAAATAAACGCTGTCAAACCCTAATTGATCTTTTTATGACCCTTAGTACTCGTACAAATCCCAAGTCAAGTCCGGCATGGCTCATCATTTATCCACTCTTCTCCACTAAGAGTAGAAGGTAACACCAAACaatcatttaaaaaacattaacaaCAATCAAAACGGCAAAATTATAAGCTAGATATGAGAGAGTCATGCACAAGCAGCACCCAAACAAAACCTTCATCTCAGATAAAGGAAAATTACAGGTGGTGGAGTACCTCAACAACAAACTTGAAAGCGCAAGCCACATTGGCGTTATTGCTAACAACAATAACAATGTAGACATTGCTGATCCTCATGTAAAAGAAAGAGCATCCACCAATCTGCCTCACAGGGCAAGTACCGAGCTCCTTCGTTTGCATAATATGAGTCCTAAAAGCATCCACCATATTTCCCCTGCAATAAAATCACCAATCAACCCTAGCTAAGTCAATTGTTTCTTATACGAAACCATGATATAATCGCTGCATACAATTCAACAAGCTACGATCGAAACGCGCGTAACACTTGAAGAAAGAACCTATGTACGAATCGCTGAAAACGTGAAAGAGAGAGGAAAGTGGAAGCAAGAGTACCCGACATCGTCGCGATAGAGGCGGTTGATGAGAACGTCTCCGCGGAGGTTGAGGAAGTATATGGCGGAAGCGGCAACCGGCATCTCCGGTCCACTTTATCGGAAGATCGATGGAGACTATCGGATGCGGTGGTTTTACGCCGCGGATCTGTGGTTTCCAGAGAGAGAGCAGCTAACAACGGTAGGCGTGGTCGCCGATTTGGTGGTTTGGATTGGTTCGGACAAGGGCGAAGGTAGTGAGTGAATTTGACAATTCAGACTTGTTGAATGTTAATTGAAAATTGGGAAAAAAAGCACACACGCGTATTcacaaaagaaatatataagaaaattgggaaaagaaatgaaaaaataacaCTCAAAATTTAACTCCATATAATCGTATGTAGTTTTTGTTTGTATAAATAATTGTTACTTtaacatttgatatttttatttttattattaactataATTACTTCggtgttaaaaaataaaataaaataccgaaatatttataagaaaattattatatataatttattttaatttttattatatttcaagCACCAATTTTACATTATTCTGCGAACAATCATTATCTTTAAAAGGTAATTACGTATATTTTTCACtttgtattaaataaaaaaaaaattatgtatttttcaTTTCATAGGTAAAGAATGAGtaataataaagtatattaaatatatgtacaattaaaaaaattaattatgtaataACAGAAAAAGGGCAATGATTGTAAATCGTTAATGTTGTaatagtaattttaaaatatatgacatatttaataattttattcttttgttgataaaactactgtttttgataaaaatatcttattaaaattattcgaaattatagtgattatattgaaaaaaatattaaaactaggTTATAAGCATATAAgtaaaatgtaatttaaaaaaaatgttacgctaaaagtaaaatttaaaataaaaagtaagaaTAATGTTAGAAATAGTAGAAATCACAATTGatagtatattaaaaaattaaaatagattacATGTTATCAATttactataaaaataataaaatattatttcagacctaaaattatttttaagtactttgaatttaaattatttcttatcatcttaattattttaattaatattattttttattctaaactAATTATAATTAACGATAATGGTTAAAATAACCACAGGAACTTAAAGGATTTAAGGTTAACTAAGATATGAGTTTTTCTAGATCTTTGCTTAATTTCTatgaatgaaaataaataaatattatgtcataatcttaaacaataaaaatttccataactaaaattgaataaagaaattttcataaacttaaaaatatttaaacactcactcttttttattaacttttttattattttaccaGATAATATATTCACTTTATATCACGTTTAAAGTATTTGCAGTAGTATaacttgaatttttttataaagtatcCAGATCATCAGtgtgttagttaaattaaaatcatttttaaaataaactggtttataaaaataatatatatagataaGATAGTCGTATTTTATTAGACTAGTAGTTAAACTATTTAAAACATAAGTTATTACACTGTCCAGTTATAAAACCATCTATTAAGTACAAATTTAACCTTAATTAATAGTATGAATACAAGGacgcatatatatatatatataaataaaagtttgaAGAAATGATTATCTTATAAgtgagagggagagagagaaccATTTCCCTAAATCTTTACAATAAATATgactaaaaagagaaaaagaaagataaaaaatctACAAAGAaagattattaattaatattaaatggAGTTTGAAGAGgatattaatttgaaaaaaatattttataaataagttgAACATATTTTTAGAGATTTCTAGACTTATCTAGTTCTTTATGAAATAAAGTGGCAAGAGATCCtaaatttgttcatttaaatGACAAGGaagataatattattaacataaatcatatatcttgtatttaaattatatatatatatatggtattttgataaaattcaattgaatatatttttattcttcataGTTCTTTCAAGTGAAAAAATTTATATTCCTTATTAATAGTGACACAATTGTTAAGAATTTGGTatgaaaattcaattttttttatgggtGTGAAGTTgcataattttaacttttttaactGAGATATATGTTAGTTTAATGACTAGTTAAGTAATAATAACAGTGATTTTTTGTGCACTTTAGATTTTGCAAGGTTAAACTTTGATGATAGTAAGAGTATGCGACTTGTACTATATTCTATAGTTTGGGATGTCTTTCtaatttataattgtttatgaactaaaaataaatattacattatTTCTCATAAATGTATATTTCATAATACAAATTATTAGTAAGACACAACTATCTTATTAGTGAATAAGTTTTCATTCTTAAATGTTCATTAGACCTTTGGAACATAGTTTTCAAACTTAATTTAAACCATCACCAACTCAATGCAATGTTACAATTTTCTAATTAATAACCTTACATAATTAGGATTTTCGAAATGCCTTAAGAATTTTGTCTTTTATCACTTGTTGAAAATTATCATCGGATGAGGATTGTCATATTAATGTTGATATAATTGTTTGAGTTTAATTATTTGGGTTGTTATATTTCTTATTTGATTAACTATTTATGTTATAGtatctttgttttgttttatgtatagaaatattttcatagttttaatttgtaataTGACAGTGACTTTTAAATTTCAATGCTTGTGCTTAATTGAAATTTTAGTTACTAGTTCATCTTAGTTTGTTAAGTTATACGATAGCCTCGGAGTCTTGCACGCACCCGTACGTGGATAATTGACCTACAGGGGATGTAGAACCACAATGCCTTAATGAATGTTGATAACTTTATTAAGTacatatattttcttataatatacaAAGAGCACCCCTTTGCACCACCTTAAACATATGAGTGATGCATTTGGTGGACACAACTAACTCCACCCTATTATAGTAATGCAACACCCATGGATATCACTGACCTATAAGAAGACCTACAAAAATGTCCTGATGAGGATCCAAGAGTGTAAAGATGATGCACATAACAATcttaaccctaaaccctaaaccctaaactctgaTGCAAAAGATGATGTTATTCATAGTCATTAGGAGGATGCAGAAGAATACAAAGAAGATGATGCACATGACAACCCGAAGAGGATCAAAGAGAAGATTGACACTTGTTAAGTACAAGATTAGATGATGACAGTGACACTTTATCACATAACTCATCCGAGGTGTTCCACTATTGTATTTGGACTACGATTTATAAGTTAATATTAcatgttaaaattttattgtacACACTGATGTTAAAATGATACTGTGCATCaatgatataaaattttattaaaaaaaactataaaaaaactcatgtttaataaaaaaagactTATAGTATTTTGTAATGGACAACATGTTTGCagtttaaaatttgtttataaattaCTATCTATATTACATAGATAGTATCTATATTAGTATTatagatatttaaaaataatgaaatataaagCCTCAAAttctccaaaaaaaaaaaaaacagtttcaaatatattatttaaaagaaaagtaaactctattatacatttaattttttttatgacgAATCATTGAGGATAAGATAATCGAAAAAAAACAATGAGAAGTGAGGACATTAATTTTGACGTGTTAGAAGTAAGTAATAAAAGAGAAGAAATGATGTGAGATATTTAATGTGATTAAATAATGAGGGCAATATATAGAATAAATGTATGTAATAAAGAGAGAAGGGGTATTTAATAGGAGTGAGGAGGTATTAAAAGGGATGATTCATTCCTGTGGCATGCATAAAGGAAAGAGGTTTCGAAAGGTGAAGTTATTTATATGTACGTATAGGAAAGTAACATAAATAATGGTAAGTAGTATCCCATAAAATTATCTTTACCTCTCAATATACACTTTCCCCCCTTTCCTTCAATTCTAGTTTCATTATCTCACTCTTTCCGTATCATAGTCAGGTGCGCTTTTTGTTCCTCGGTCTCTGAATCCCCCACTCACAAcactctttctttctctctctctctccctctcacACACAGTGAAACGCTTCTATCTCTCTCTCGTCGTCTCATCAATCACTCAATTCAATTCATCATCGATCGCTGCAGAGTCTTCAGAGGGAGCATCCAATTTCAAGCTTCAAGCCGCATTCGCCGCTTGATCTGCTGCAATGGACGCTCGCGAACCGCCCCGCGCCCCGCCACCCTCCATCATGGCAGGCCCCACCTCCTATGCCCACACCAACATCGGCCCTAATTCGTCCGGCGCCGTCATGATGGCGCCCGCCACCGCGCGATTTCCCTTCGGCGTCGTGCCGCAGCAGCAGCAACAGCCTCCGCCAGCGTCGGAGCCTTTCCCCGTCTCCCCCGCTGCCGCCTACGACGGCTCCTCCTCGCCGATGAAGCCATGCTCGCTCGCCAAGAAGAAGCGCGGTCGTCCCCGGAAGTACTCGCCGGACGGTAACATTGCCCTCGGCCTCGCTCCTACCCATGCCTCACCTCCTCCACCTGCCTCTAACGCCGCTTCCGGCGGCGGTATCGGTGGAGATTCGGCTGGTACTGCCTCCGCCGATGCTCCGGCGAAGAAGCACCGAGGAAGGCCTCCCGGTTCTGGAAAGAAACAGCTGGATGCTCTCGGTAgttcttgttgtttttgtgtttgGTTTTTTTGTTTGAATGGAACTGATTGTGATGGTTTCTTTTTTGTGTTGATGTGAAGGAGCTGGTGGGGTTGGATTCACTCCCCACGTGATCTTGGTGGAGTCTGGCGAGGTAATGCTAAATAAAAACTAGACTTTCCTGAAATGCCATGCAGTGTACTCGTTTGCTTGTTTGTATTATGTGGCTCTTGCATTTGTTTGTTGGTGGTTTATGTGGCTTAGCTTTGGATTTTGATGCCTTGTGTTCTTGGTTGGGAAAGGGAGAGTTTTCGCTCTTTACTCAACTTGAACTTTTCTTGTACCCCCAGAATGAATAATTATGGATAAATTAGACTATCTCTTTTACACAGTTGTCCAATCACAAATAAATATGTATGAGAGATTTAGAATTTTTCAcaataattatcttaaaaatgAAACTAACCATTGTGTTTTTAgtgtgtaatattttttttgctgAGTATACATTAGAAATTAAACTCATAATTATATGGTAATACCTGTTTCTTTTTTGGCAAGGGTTATAAGCCTTAGTTTTGGAAGTTTTGGACTTATTAACTGCGTTGTTATGGTGTTATGGTTATGGAAAGGTTGAGGGTCTATTAATAATGAGAGCAGAAAGTTTTGAAACTGCTTTTGATTGTGACCTATCTATTTTGGGAGACAGCCTTGCAGTGATTATTGTTTTGTCAttctttatttgtattttttgtttgaaTGATTTCGGTGCTATTGTTCTGAGTTAATCTTAGTTCTTAACCTTTCTGGTGATGAAACAACATTGTGGAACTAGTCAAACTGCATACAGATAATCCTCAAATTGGGTGTTAAATGAGACCTTCATCtagacaattttattttaaatatatgtttgTTTTAGTTTTCTGTGGCTAAAAAAACTTACCTTGTTGCATGGGAACTTGATGTCAATTTCTCATTCAGTGCTATTATTTTTTAGTTCATCAATTCTCTTATAACTGTTGATGTGGAGTGTGAATGATTTTTGGCCATCTCATTTAATCAATTTCAGAATTTAAGAGGTGTATTTATTTGTTATAGTTTCTTGTACACCATTTACATTGTATATATTGTCCCACTAAAAAAGGTAAGGGGTAATTATAGCATTAACTTACCTTTCTCTTTATGAGGATAGTTAGTAACACATTTTCTAACACTTACAAACTGCAAATCAGGAGAGGAGATAATTACTAAATGAGAAGTGAGACTCACCAAAATTGGCCATTTTCAATAAATTCAGCTAATACTGGAATAGTGTGTTTTGGGGAATGCTTTGCCAGTATTTATTGTCAGCCTTCTCTTGTTAGTTTATCATTGAACTGAAGCAAAATTGGATTTCTTTAGCCAGTCACTATTTTATTGTGGAACCTTCATAGTTGGTGTGTGCATATATATGTAGTTTTTTTAGGCTCTAGACAATTCTTTTAAAGTTTCCATTGACAGGGTTGGTTTGGGTTACTATTGTTACAAATCCTTCTCACTAGCATGCTTCTGATTGTAGGACATCACGGCAAAAATTATGGCATTTTCTCAGCAAGGGCCTCGGACAGTTTGTATTCTATCTGCTATTGGTGCAATCTGTAATGTTACCCTTCGACAACCTGCACTGTCTGGTGGTACTGCTACATACGAGGTACTTTTATATGCATTTGGAATCTAGTTTTCCTTTTGTATTAAGCTTTATCTATACTATGTTGGAAATGATCTTGTACCGTGTGTTTGATTAACATGCATACCAATGAGAACATAAACTGAATGAATGTGATACAATTTTCCATACTTCCAATTTCATACATAACTATGCTCTAGAGAATGAAATATAACACAATCACTTAATTATTTGGATGGCTGTGATTTTTTCCATTGTTTCTTTTGATATTGGAACAAGAAAACTGTGTAGTTTCTGAGGTGGCAGCTGAAAATGGTTTAttcatttcatgtgtatttgaTTTAACCTATTTTATTGTGTGtgctattataattattaacaaTTTTTCAAGCAACTACTTCTATTGTCAAGTAGAGTTATTAGACAATGAATTTCAAATTGTAACCTAAATCCAATTTCGGAATCATTGTTGAGTCATTGACAGGTAAGGCCAACTGAATTTACATACTAGGGCCTATTCCTAAATATTTACCATTCTGCTTCAAATGTGAGGTTGGACGGGTAAAAACCTTAAACTAATTTGAAAATtgttggatatatatatatacggcATGGAATTGGTGCTTTCTTACTTGTAACCTGTCTATTTTGGAAAAAAGTATCCGCTATGATTATTCTCTTGTTATTTCTTCaagtattaataattttttgagaCTAATTTCAGTACTGTTGATCTTTGAGGTAATTTAGGGGTTCTTAACCTTTCTTCTGATGAAAGATGTTATATCAACATTGTCTAACTATTGTACAAAGGTGTACAGTAGTATGTACAAAGGTGTACAGTAGTATGTACAAAGGTGTACAGTAGTATGTACAAAGGTGTACAGTAGTATGTACAAAGGTTTTAAGGATCTAACAGAATTGGAGGTGCTTATATTTGTTGCATTTAAAGTTTGTATTTTGGTGCATATTCTCTTTTATTTCCATTTCCTGCCGTGCCATATGCATCCCACAACTAAATGTGTGTTTGGTTTTAAGTTTATAATGCTTTTAAATCGACATTGAGTGTTGTAAATGAATCCTTGTCTCGTTGGATTCATGTTCAACTTGATTGATTTGGAATACAAACACTGCATAAGGATCATTTTCTGCTAATAAGTTTTGGATTTCAGATGTCTCAATTATTAAGAACTTTATATCTCGTTTTATAAACTACAGCATTCTTGATCGATAAGAAATCAAAATGACCATCTACAGGAATTTTTGTGATGTTTGTTTATTGGTTGTACTTGCCATAAAAAAAGTTTCAAAAGAATATTGAAATTTAGCATTTAGGTTCAATTATTCATTTAATTcctataattataaaaactttTCCTTTTGGTCCCTATATCTAAAATCATCCCGTTTAGGTGTTACACATGccatttttaatcttttatagTCCCTTCTCTTCACATAATTGTAATCCTTTTTAAtctttacattcatcattttaATCTGTTTTAGTTATGATTACAATAATTCTGAAGTAAACCTGATTTTCATCTAGAAGTGTGAGAGTGGAAAGATTAGGGCTTTGGGAGAGTTGGTTCATCTACTTGATGAAATAGTTACGAGCTTAATCATTGCTTCCTCTATCCCTTTTTGCCCTTTCCCCTAGGTAGAGTCCTGGAGGGAGTGCCATTTCCCTGCATGAGCTAAATCTTATTGGTTTCACGGTTCTACACTCCACTATGTCTTGCTTTATATTGAAATAGTTAGTGATGTCAATTTACATTGCAGGGCCGATTTGAGATTATATCATTATCAGGTGCCATGCAACAATCTGAAAGTAATGGTGAACGTAGCAGAACATGCACTTTGAATGTAACCCTTGCAGGGTCCGATGGACGTGTTTTGGGTGGCGGAGTTGCTGGAACGCTAACTGCGGCATCAACTGTACAGGTATCGCTCTCAAATGGTATAAAGTTTATGTGGATTTTGGTATTGTATATATATTCCCTTGctcattattattttcaaaactttgATGCTTTATTTATGTGGAATATTTTTCACTGATAGGTCATAGTGGGTAGCTTTATTGTGGATGGAAAAAAGTCGAGCTCGAATGTCCTAAAATCTGGGCCTTCTTCTGCACCACTCCCCCAAATGCTAACCTTTGGTGCACCCATGACTCCAACTAGTCCTACTTCTCAAGGGCCTTCAACTGAGTCCTCTGAGGAACATGACCACACTCCTTTTTGTCGGGGG encodes:
- the LOC137808177 gene encoding AP-2 complex subunit mu, with the protein product MPVAASAIYFLNLRGDVLINRLYRDDVGGNMVDAFRTHIMQTKELGTCPVRQIGGCSFFYMRISNVYIVIVVSNNANVACAFKFVVEAVALFRSYFGGAFDEDAIRNNFVLIYELLDEIMDFGYPQNLSPEILKLYITQEGVRSPFSSKPTDRPVPNATLQVTGAVGWRREGLVYKKNEVFLDIVESVNLLMSSKGSVLRCDVTGKILMKCFLSGMPDLKLGLNDKIGLEKEAQLKSRPTKSGKSIELDDVTFHQCVNLTRFNSEKTVSFVPPDGEFELMKYRITEGVNLPFKVLPTIKELGRSRIEVNVKVKSVFGAKMFALGVVVKIPVPKQTAKTNFTVTSGRAKYNASVDSLVWKIRKFPGQTESTLSAEVELISTTTEKKSWTRPPIQMEFQVPMFTASGLRVRFLKVWEKSGYNTVEWVRYITKAGSYEIRC
- the LOC137808181 gene encoding AT-hook motif nuclear-localized protein 13-like; protein product: MDAREPPRAPPPSIMAGPTSYAHTNIGPNSSGAVMMAPATARFPFGVVPQQQQQPPPASEPFPVSPAAAYDGSSSPMKPCSLAKKKRGRPRKYSPDGNIALGLAPTHASPPPPASNAASGGGIGGDSAGTASADAPAKKHRGRPPGSGKKQLDALGAGGVGFTPHVILVESGEDITAKIMAFSQQGPRTVCILSAIGAICNVTLRQPALSGGTATYEGRFEIISLSGAMQQSESNGERSRTCTLNVTLAGSDGRVLGGGVAGTLTAASTVQVIVGSFIVDGKKSSSNVLKSGPSSAPLPQMLTFGAPMTPTSPTSQGPSTESSEEHDHTPFCRGPGPGSGPGLYNNSSQPVHNMPMYHHPLWAGQSHQ